A section of the Acidobacterium capsulatum ATCC 51196 genome encodes:
- a CDS encoding TetR/AcrR family transcriptional regulator — MDNNTAVRIRETAHDLIAERGYFGFSYADIANVVGIRKASIHHHFPSKIDLVVATLKQYRAKLAEAAGGLDRNMADPLQRIKLYLQYWAECVKSNNRPICIAALLSTELPALPEEIQTEVQLHFKYLVSWIRATLNEGSRRGDIHLEQTAEVEAQSFVALVHGAMISARALGSPAVFTSITKGALERFHPSK; from the coding sequence ATGGACAACAATACCGCAGTCCGAATCCGTGAAACGGCACATGACCTGATTGCCGAAAGGGGATATTTTGGCTTTAGTTATGCAGATATTGCCAACGTGGTCGGCATCCGCAAAGCCAGTATTCATCATCACTTTCCCTCCAAGATCGATCTTGTGGTGGCAACACTGAAGCAATATCGGGCAAAACTTGCCGAGGCTGCGGGAGGTCTGGACCGCAACATGGCCGATCCGCTACAGCGCATTAAACTGTATCTCCAGTATTGGGCGGAGTGTGTCAAGAGCAACAATCGGCCGATCTGTATCGCGGCTTTGCTCAGTACGGAACTCCCGGCTCTGCCCGAGGAGATCCAGACCGAAGTACAGTTGCACTTTAAATATCTCGTCTCGTGGATCCGAGCCACCTTGAATGAAGGGAGCCGCCGCGGAGATATCCACCTGGAGCAGACTGCGGAAGTGGAGGCACAGAGCTTCGTGGCGCTGGTGCATGGAGCCATGATCTCCGCACGGGCCTTGGGTTCGCCGGCTGTCTTCACCTCAATTACTAAAGGCGCTCTGGAGCGCTTTCATCCTTCAAAATGA
- a CDS encoding helix-turn-helix domain-containing protein: protein MKGQLRQRQGVFELASRAWKKELLEEGKPLFRRKGICELAPAGADEQVAGNTARTYIIPVLSKALTILELIKGSERPVSAREIHDLLGYPQATVYRILRTLLVHGVIEKGSGMMRAPADRGQPATESRHGTADDKLGGAKLKCFKVKRIRTTRYRAGK from the coding sequence GTGAAGGGACAGCTTCGCCAAAGGCAGGGGGTGTTCGAGTTGGCAAGCCGAGCGTGGAAGAAGGAACTACTCGAAGAGGGAAAGCCGCTTTTTCGCAGAAAGGGTATCTGTGAACTTGCGCCTGCTGGAGCAGACGAACAAGTCGCCGGGAACACTGCGCGAACGTACATCATCCCGGTACTGAGCAAGGCTCTTACGATTCTGGAATTGATCAAAGGGAGCGAGCGGCCGGTCAGCGCCCGCGAGATCCATGACTTGCTGGGATATCCGCAGGCTACGGTGTACCGGATTCTTCGAACGCTGCTCGTCCATGGAGTGATCGAGAAAGGATCGGGCATGATGCGCGCGCCAGCGGATCGCGGGCAACCGGCGACTGAGAGCCGTCACGGGACGGCGGATGACAAGCTGGGAGGGGCCAAACTGAAATGCTTCAAAGTGAAAAGGATCCGCACGACGCGGTACAGGGCGGGCAAGTGA
- a CDS encoding alpha-L-rhamnosidase C-terminal domain-containing protein, which translates to MAVAQMGNPANGPTKIPDADLDPARNLAQSQLESALHQPLPEHYIWTKADVLPGRENLATPASRMGGEDLGPHYFRRAFNVGSLPEHATLYVAGPREARIYVNGKKVGEFALNLDIPIGIRVYACDVTGALRSGKNVVAIEAERGPDATNQNEDWISRQQSFGRVLAAMIVPAARGVQAPPLVMSDGRWKATLQAQPKDWEMPEFDDSGWSAVNDLGGIESSIDLFQGNADAGMYAWPGYDGISPFLAHYNLRAVKVSHVYRGVGKIDGAQSLGGNATNTALTVTLPTQEVPLQDAPQLLLDFGREVTGRIELQSASDSPAQVVVQYGESEEEAIKQPYLGADPIYLPPHGTAFGPKSAFRYAVVRFTGGRETRFRSIRLDGIAYPVKYQGSFESSDAELNKMWAIGAYTAHLCMQDDIWDAPKRDRRRWIGDLDVSGRTIDDVFGDHFLMEDTLSRLIGAAPVEQHVNEIPGYSAFWITAETEYYLHFGSMKQLESVHSRMVQLLDYMAKDLNQQNLFSDLSHAWPFVDWSPGMNGYDAQTRMATQFEYYAAFKDGAYLLHILHDKNNASRMEAKAHALMAAAQHSMLDAQGSFGSRWQPNAYAVLSGVAGKDQYAAIWKNALADVGREEYHPYIITPYYNFYVVSAMAKMGHPDVALRWIRKYWGGMVQEGATSYWEGYDPTWYKGMDFHESLQADNMSGFAVSLAHGWSSGVTPWLMAQMLGIEPTAGGFSKVSIRPDLMGLKWARGSEPTPHGLLKVSIRNSDGYVTAIDLPAGVEAQVAVPVGTNGAGLKVNGKPMPSIAAGGGRRMVELRGEGHYVVTGAS; encoded by the coding sequence CCCTGCGAGCAGGATGGGTGGCGAGGACCTTGGTCCGCACTATTTCCGGCGCGCATTCAACGTGGGCAGTCTCCCGGAGCACGCGACGTTGTATGTCGCCGGACCTCGCGAGGCGCGGATCTATGTGAATGGAAAGAAGGTTGGCGAGTTTGCTTTGAATCTCGATATCCCGATTGGGATTCGGGTGTATGCATGCGATGTAACAGGCGCGCTGCGGAGCGGAAAGAATGTCGTGGCGATTGAGGCGGAGAGAGGGCCGGATGCGACCAACCAGAATGAAGACTGGATCAGCCGGCAGCAGTCGTTTGGACGCGTTCTGGCCGCGATGATTGTGCCCGCCGCCCGCGGAGTGCAGGCGCCTCCGCTGGTAATGAGCGACGGGCGGTGGAAGGCGACACTGCAGGCTCAGCCCAAAGACTGGGAAATGCCGGAGTTTGATGATTCCGGCTGGAGCGCGGTCAACGACCTCGGAGGAATTGAGAGCTCGATCGATCTGTTTCAGGGCAATGCCGATGCCGGCATGTATGCATGGCCGGGCTATGACGGCATCTCTCCTTTTCTTGCGCACTACAACCTTCGCGCGGTGAAGGTGAGCCATGTGTACCGGGGCGTGGGAAAGATAGATGGCGCGCAAAGTCTCGGCGGAAATGCCACGAATACCGCGCTAACCGTTACGCTGCCGACGCAGGAGGTGCCGCTGCAGGATGCGCCCCAATTGTTGCTGGACTTTGGCCGCGAGGTGACCGGCCGGATCGAATTGCAATCGGCGTCGGATTCACCGGCGCAAGTTGTGGTGCAGTACGGAGAGTCAGAGGAGGAAGCGATCAAGCAGCCGTATCTTGGTGCGGATCCCATTTATCTTCCACCGCATGGAACGGCCTTTGGTCCGAAGAGTGCCTTTCGATACGCCGTGGTACGCTTTACCGGCGGGCGGGAAACGCGCTTTCGCTCGATACGGCTTGATGGCATTGCGTATCCGGTCAAATACCAGGGATCGTTCGAGTCCTCTGACGCAGAGTTAAACAAAATGTGGGCGATCGGCGCCTACACGGCGCACCTGTGTATGCAGGACGATATCTGGGACGCGCCTAAACGCGACCGTCGCCGCTGGATCGGAGACCTGGATGTCAGCGGCCGAACCATCGATGATGTATTCGGAGACCACTTCCTGATGGAAGACACGCTGAGCCGCCTGATTGGAGCGGCTCCGGTTGAACAGCATGTGAACGAGATTCCGGGTTACTCCGCTTTCTGGATTACGGCCGAGACGGAGTATTACCTGCATTTCGGGTCGATGAAGCAATTGGAAAGCGTGCACAGCCGCATGGTGCAGTTGCTGGATTACATGGCGAAGGATCTCAACCAGCAAAATCTCTTCTCCGACCTTTCGCATGCGTGGCCCTTTGTGGACTGGTCGCCGGGAATGAACGGCTATGATGCGCAGACGCGCATGGCAACGCAGTTTGAGTATTATGCGGCCTTCAAAGATGGGGCATACCTGCTGCACATCCTGCATGACAAGAACAACGCCAGCCGCATGGAGGCTAAGGCGCACGCATTGATGGCCGCGGCGCAGCACTCCATGCTGGATGCGCAGGGCTCGTTCGGCAGCCGATGGCAGCCGAATGCGTATGCGGTTTTGTCAGGAGTAGCCGGCAAGGATCAATATGCGGCGATATGGAAGAATGCTCTTGCTGACGTGGGACGCGAGGAATATCACCCGTACATCATTACCCCGTATTACAACTTCTACGTCGTGAGCGCGATGGCGAAGATGGGGCACCCGGATGTGGCGCTGCGATGGATTCGGAAGTATTGGGGAGGAATGGTTCAGGAAGGCGCTACCAGTTATTGGGAGGGCTACGATCCTACCTGGTATAAGGGGATGGACTTTCATGAATCACTGCAAGCGGACAACATGTCCGGCTTTGCGGTGAGCCTGGCACATGGATGGTCCAGCGGCGTTACACCCTGGCTGATGGCGCAGATGCTAGGGATTGAGCCGACCGCCGGTGGGTTCTCCAAGGTCAGCATTCGGCCGGATCTGATGGGGCTAAAGTGGGCGCGGGGCAGCGAGCCGACGCCGCATGGCTTGCTCAAGGTGTCGATTCGTAATAGTGACGGGTACGTAACGGCCATCGATCTTCCGGCGGGAGTGGAGGCACAGGTGGCAGTGCCGGTAGGGACGAACGGCGCGGGCCTGAAGGTGAACGGCAAGCCGATGCCCAGCATCGCTGCCGGCGGCGGACGCCGAATGGTGGAGCTGCGCGGAGAGGGACACTACGTGGTGACCGGCGCTAGTTGA